The following nucleotide sequence is from Vanrija pseudolonga chromosome 4, complete sequence.
CGTCTGCATCACACGCCACTACCTCCCGGCCTGCGTCTACCGCTCCCGGGGCATCACGGCCACGGCCTTCGGTCATCGACTTGACGTTAtcctcggacgaggaggacaacgACTCGGAGACGGCGGTGCAGCAGCCGTATTTTCGCCAGCCGGACGGCGGATCTTCGAgtcgcgacgtcgccgcctcggaACCTCGCCCGGCTGAATCGATTCGGACTAGCGACGGCGGTTGGAACCGCACGGGAGCTCCAGCAGCTCCGCGGGCCTATGTCCCACAGATGCCCGCTCCCGTCAATACTACCAACCTGGTCGGCAtttctcgcgctcgcgccagcgACTGGATGGACGAGTACCCCGAGACACCTCTCGACCAACCTAATGGCCTCTACTAGGCGCGGAATATGCTTAAACGCAACACACACTCTCCGCCCCACGCACACTACTCGCAGCATGCTGCTCAGATAGTCCATGTGATAATTGTACATGTTTGTGAACCCCTGTACCCATTCCTCCCACTGTAGATCATGCATTAACATGCGGGTGATGCTGGGGACGGTCAGCAGagaagctcggcggcagtggAGTGGCGACTTACACAAAGGAATCTTGACGCTTGCTgccaggccgccgagacTCGTCTCCTTGTAGTGCGAGTGCATGTCCATTGCTGTGGTGCGGCAAGCCTCGATCGCGTCATCGAGGGAGACGGtgtgctcgccgctgcctgccatggcgagctgggcggccgtgacggccttgacggcgccgagcgagttACGCTCGATGCATGGCACctggacgaggccgccgagcgggtcgcaggtgaggccgaggttgtgCCTGCCGTCGTTAGCGCGTGTCTCTTTCCGCGCGACTCACTCGATGCCAATCTCCGCAGCCTGGAGGATCACGGGCGGCTCGGCACCCAGGATGGCAGTcagccccgccgcggccatgctgcacgcgacgccgacttCAGCCATGcagccgccctcggcggctgAGATTGTCGCTCCTCGCTTGAAGAGCATGCCGACGGCCGAGGCAGTCAGGAGGAAGGTCATGATGCTGTCGTGCGTGGTTAGGAGGTTGTGGCGTCCTCGCTGGGCAGGGGTACTCACTCGCGGTGCGCGTTCTGCGAGATGAACTCGGTGACATACTTGAGCGTGGCGGGGATGACACCAGCCGCGCCGTTGGTGCTGGAGCCGTTAGCCAGTGCTCTCTTGGGGGCAGGTAGGCACTCACGGAGCAGTCACCACACGACCGCCGCTCGCGTTCACCTCGTTGACCGCAATAGCCATGCACGAGAGGTACTCGATACCGGGGAACACGGGCCGGGTGTGCTtcggcacgagctcgaggtagTGTCCCTGTCGTCCGGTACGCTTGCCGTTCTTTggcgccggctcgacggcggtgcccGGCCCGAGGGAGGGGTTACggggcacgccgacgctgaggTAGAAGCCCTGCTGGAGGCGCTTGTAGAGGcctggtgcgcggcggcgcacatTAAGACCGCCGGGAAGATGCTTGTCGCTCGAGGTCACGCCGTTTCGGATACACCCGTCCATTGTCTCCCACACTGGAGTTGGTTAGCCTTGTTCACCGCTGCCGAACTCACGGGCCATGAGACCAgcctcgatctcggcctcggagcgGAATGCGCGCTCGTTCTCCCACACGACCTGAGCAATGGTGAGGTTTTCGCGCTCACAgatggcgagcagctcctcggccgtcgcgaagATGAACGGCAGGCGCTTgggctcggccttgccctcgatctcggcggcgttaccgtcgcccttgccgtccgTGATGGCGGGCAGCAGGCCGTccgccgttgtcgccgcAAAGCCCTGGCCCTGgtctcggcgcgcgggtgtggcatcgtcggcgtgcgtCTCGCGGTAGTACAGGTTCTGGTTGGCCGTCTGGGTCTCCTTGTTGACGACAAAGCCACCACCGACAGAAAAGTACTCGTTGGTCGCGAGCATGTCGCCGTTCTTGTCGAACACGGTGAAGACGACGCCGTTGGGGTGCGCGGGCAGCGGGTTGAGGTGCCATGTCATGTCGCGGTCCAGGTCAAACTTGACGCGCTTGTGTGCGCCGtggtcgagcccgaggtcgacctcgcccacggcgcggacctcgtcgagcacgcgcccCAGCCGTCCGACCTCGACCGACTCTGGGTCCTCGCCCatcaggccgaggaggacggcatGGGGCGTCATGTGGCCCATGCctgtggcggcgagcgagccgtgGAGGGAGACCTTGAGGCTGTGGACGTGCTTGTGCATCGCCTTGGGGAGGGAGAAGGTGAAGATCTTCGCGGCGCTGGGATGTCAGCGGGGTTGGGGCTGAGGCAAAACGGTGCTCGGACGGGAGTCGGGCGTtacctcctcgccgactgCAAGGAAGGATTGAAAGCGCGTACAGCCCGTCGACGACTTCCCACATACCCCACGCAGCACTCACCGCATCGGACCAACCGTGTGACTCGAGCTTGGGCCAATGCCAATGGAGAACAGGTCGAATGTCGAGATGACGGCGTGCTCTGCGCGCGGCTTGTCCTCGGCCCCGGGGCGCTGCGACGGCGGGAGCTCGGACAGGGGGATCTGACCCATGTTcggggtggcgggggcgacggcggtcgagTTGGCGCGGGTGAGGGTAAAGGCTGCTGGCGTCGCTGATggcagcgacagcgccgctgggcgggggacggcgcgcgcggcgagcgcgatgcgCGGAGTGAGCTGTGGGAGTGGTtagcgagggcgagcgacgacgcgcgcgcgcgccactcacGACGACccgggcagcgcggcgtggtgcaGAGCGGAGCATGGTGTAGCGGTCTGTGGATGGGGGGAGAAGAAGAGTCGTAGTaatcgtcgacgaggccgctACTTTGAGCAGCTAGAGCGATACCCGCTTTCCGTCGACGATGTTGGCCATGGAGTGCGATGTCCAACAGGTCGGCTTGTTTTTCCAATCTGGGCACTGCGTGGTGTGGGTCGCCTGCTGGTGGCTGGGGCTCCGGCCGACAGCTGATAAgcggggcggtgggtgggtgggtgcctGTGACTGACGGGGCGAATGGTGGGCTGCGAGTTTGGCACCGTGAGGGCGAGTCGGCGACAGCCGGCAATCTTCGGGCAGTCGTACAATGTCAACAAAGGCGAGCAGACGACCGAGGTATGCATGCAGACGAGGCAGTGTGGCAATGATAAGACGAAACAAAGCAAGTATGTAGTagagcggcggggcgggacAAGCCCAAAGGCACTgctcgcaccgcccgccgagccatGGGCCAATGGGTTGGGCGGGCGAGAGATAAGCGCTGATTGTGATGGAGTCGATGGAGTTGATTTCTGACTCGAGCCGAGCGTGCGCCAGCGTGCGCCGGCGTGAGCCCGGATCATGCAACAATCCCAGTCTAGAGGTGGAGCGCAGCGAGTGCCGCTGCGCCCCGGCGCGCAGGGCTAGTGACCGTCTCGACCCAGTCAAACTGCACCCCCATACGATCGAGCGCAGCttccagcgcggcgccgtacGCCGGCTGCACCCCAAGACCACCAGTGATggccagcccgccgcgcacgcggccgtcacgcttggcctggcgcgcgagggaCGCAATGTCCaccgcgaggccggcagcgcactcggccagcgcggcagccgcgagctcgtcgctgcctgcGCGCGACAACACCTCCGGTGCCAGCCCCGCAATGCGCAGCTTGCGCGCGTTGCTCGCGGAcacggggtcgaggtcggtcgGGACGTCGTGCTGCGTGTGTCAGTCAGCTTGCTGCTCAACACCTCAAGCCCACGCACACATCTAgccggcacgtcgtcggtcgactcggcgccgaacCGTTCCCTAATaagctgcgcgacgccgtcgacctcacGCCCCTCGTCGTACGCCTCGCACGCGCGCCGGAtggcgacaaggccaagatGGTATCCCGAGCCCGGGTCGCCGAAGAggaagccgaagccgccaCGCTTGCCCCACTGTCCctgggcgtcgacgccgagcgcgacgctcCCGGTGCCGCTGACGACCGCGGCACACCActctgcgcgccgctcgcgcatcACGAGCGACAGTATCAGCGCGTCGTTCATCACCTCCACTGGGCGGGGGAAGACgggcgcgagggccgcgctgaggcgcgcgacgtcggtcGGCGTGTCGCATCCGGATacctggggtcagctgcggcggaggaggcaaCTTACCCCGACCCACGCCTCCTCGAATGCGATAGGGCAGCGGTACGGCTCTGAcgacgccggctcgctcgacgaagagggcagcgcggcgacggcctgcgcgacggcCTTCAAGATCCTGTTGGTCAGCGCCGGTGTTGTGACTCTACTcactcgccgacggcaacgccgacgcccagctcggccatgtTCGCCGGCCCCGCGAACCCCTCAGCCACGATGCTCCCCTCGTGGTCGGCgatcgcgacggcgaccttggTGCCCCCTGCCTGTGGTGTCAGCGCCGGACAAAGCCCGCACACTCACGTCGACGCAGAGGTACAGTCTTTCCAGGCGCATTGccggcatggtggtggaggtgggcgggtggggggagtcgaggaggtcaaggagggGGGGGAGGAAGACTGTCCCCCTGTAACCAGTTATGAGCAATCctgagcagcgacgacggtgatAGAAAACCAACGACGGCGCAGTACCACTCGCATGACCcctcacctcctcgccatgcatgctgctcgtcgtctcgccgcccGTCCACCGACCCCCCActctggctcgctcgctcgccgatAGGAATTCCGGCGGTTTGGCCGGACCAGAGACCCGGCTACAACCTCGGTTGCCCGCCtggaccgcgtcgtcgtcgccaagccacccacccagtcgtgccgctgccgctgccgccgcatGGGGTCTCCGCAGTCGCGCGGTCGCGACTGGCATTCCGTTTTCAAACCACGCGCAGCAATTTCCACGACAGGAGCGCGACTAATTGGCCACAGGCGATTTCCCATATTACATCCTGGCCGAGGCGCGATACATACAAACACGGAGTGTGCATTCCCAAATAGCTACATTGCGTCCTGTCCTGGCCCTCGCCACCTACATACTTGCTCCTACGCCGCCTGGCCGTCGTCTGCGCCGTCACCGAATATGTTCAGAAGGTACGGAGGCCACTCGGCGAGCGTTGCCGGGTCAGCCATGTCGTCGAATATGGGCAGGTCCTGCAAGATGCCGAGCGTCGGCGCCTGGTCCATGAACAGGAAGCCGCCGCGGGGGGAGAACGAGCCGGATGACAGCGCTGTCTGCGAGAGCAGCGAGAGGGTGTTGGCCGTGTCGAGGACAGTGggctcgccgcccgctgcTGGTGGCCCCGACGGCCCGCTAAAGCTctgcgacggcgacacggtcggcagcgtcgcgaggttgcgctgcgtcggcgtgcggACCTCCTGCAGCGCTGACTCGAGCCGCGCTGCCAGCGTGTGCCGCAGGCTCGGGGCAGACTGCTGCGTGCACGACAGGCATTGCAGGTGGTTCTGGATGAGATTGAGGTCTGGGGGGTGAGCTCGCGTCCCTGTTCAACACCCACCATCAtcggtcgccgagcccgacgaccaCGCCTGCAGCAGGATCAACGACGCCTGCGTGATAATCGTCAAGTCCCAGCTGCTCCACACCTCGAAGCCTGTGGCCTCAATCTTGAGCACGACcctcgccgagtcgagcagctcctcccggtccgaggcggccgtcgcgttTAGCCCCCGCAACGGAAAGAAGATGGAGAGGACGAGCAGCTTGTGCAGGTGGTAGTTGAGCAGCGTGATGCTGCGGACATACATGCTCGAGTTTgtggctggggcgtcagctctgGTCGGGCATTTGACCCACTTGTGACTGCCACTCTGGAATACCAGGTGTCAATCTCTACTGCCCACGCGCGGATGGCCGCCATATCGTCCGGGTCAGCTGTGATTgacggcgcggccgtcgggATGGGCGACGACACCGTCTCCCACACGGTCGGGATGCCGCGGCCAACAAAGTGCGGCATGCGGTGCTGCATGATGGCCAGAAGCTCGCCGatgctgctcgctgcgctggtgggg
It contains:
- the nagk gene encoding L-serine dehydratase → MLRSAPRRAARVVLTPRIALAARAVPRPAALSLPSATPAAFTLTRANSTAVAPATPNMGQIPLSELPPSQRPGAEDKPRAEHAVISTFDLFSIGIGPSSSHTVGPMRAAKIFTFSLPKAMHKHVHSLKVSLHGSLAATGMGHMTPHAVLLGLMGEDPESVEVGRLGRVLDEVRAVGEVDLGLDHGAHKRVKFDLDRDMTWHLNPLPAHPNGVVFTVFDKNGDMLATNEYFSVGGGFVVNKETQTANQNLYYRETHADDATPARRDQGQGFAATTADGLLPAITDGKGDGNAAEIEGKAEPKRLPFIFATAEELLAICERENLTIAQVVWENERAFRSEAEIEAGLMALWETMDGCIRNGVTSSDKHLPGGLNVRRRAPGLYKRLQQGFYLSVGVPRNPSLGPGTAVEPAPKNGKRTGRQGHYLELVPKHTRPVFPGIEYLSCMAIAVNEVNASGGRVVTAPTNGAAGVIPATLKYVTEFISQNAHRDIMTFLLTASAVGMLFKRGATISAAEGGCMAEVGVACSMAAAGLTAILGAEPPVILQAAEIGIEHNLGLTCDPLGGLVQVPCIERNSLGAVKAVTAAQLAMAGSGEHTVSLDDAIEACRTTAMDMHSHYKETSLGGLAASVKIPLCKSPLHCRRASLLTVPSITRMLMHDLQWEEWVQGFTNMYNYHMDYLSSMLRVVIFRA
- the nagk gene encoding uncharacterized protein → MIRAHAGARWRTLGSSQKSTPSTPSQSALISRPPNPLAHGSAGGASSAFGLVPPRRSTTYLLCFVLSLPHCLVCMHTSVVCSPLLTLYDCPKIAGCRRLALTVPNSQPTIRPCPDWKNKPTCWTSHSMANIVDGKRVSL
- the nagk gene encoding N-acetyl-D-glucosamine kinase, whose translation is MPAMRLERLYLCVDAGGTKVAVAIADHEGSIVAEGFAGPANMAELGVGVAVGEILKAVAQAVAALPSSSSEPASSEPYRCPIAFEEAWVGVSGCDTPTDVARLSAALAPVFPRPVEVMNDALILSLVMRERRAEWCAAVVSGTGSVALGVDAQGQWGKRGGFGFLFGDPGSGYHLGLVAIRRACEAYDEGREVDGVAQLIRERFGAESTDDVPARCHDVPTDLDPVSASNARKLRIAGLAPEVLSRAGSDELAAAALAECAAGLAVDIASLARQAKRDGRVRGGLAITGGLGVQPAYGAALEAALDRMGVQFDWVETVTSPARRGAAALAALHL